From a single Senegalia massiliensis genomic region:
- a CDS encoding DegT/DnrJ/EryC1/StrS family aminotransferase has protein sequence MKEKIWLSSPHMSDEGYEKEYIKEAFDTNWIAPLGTNVNEFEKELAGKVGAKHAAALVSGTSAIHLALKSAGVEEGDIVFCPTLTFSATANPIIYQNAKPVFIDSNYETWNMDPKALEQAFEKYPEVKSVIIVHLYGLSSDMDKIMEICNKHNVVVIEDAAESLGTYYKGRHTGTFGEFGVFSFNGNKIITTSGGGMLVSNDEQKIKKVRFWSTQSRDAARHYQHSELGFNYRMSNVVAGIGRGQLKVLDRRVAKKKYIFEFYKRELSSLDGIEFMPINDWNEPNYWLSVITLKGSVRPLDVMEALEKENIESRPVWKPMHMQPFFAEYDYVGGDVSEKLFENGVCLPSDTKMMDDDLERICSIIKGLWSK, from the coding sequence ATGAAAGAAAAAATTTGGCTTTCATCACCACATATGAGTGATGAAGGATATGAAAAAGAATACATAAAAGAAGCATTTGATACAAATTGGATAGCACCACTTGGAACAAATGTAAATGAATTTGAAAAGGAATTAGCAGGTAAAGTTGGAGCAAAACATGCAGCAGCATTAGTATCTGGCACATCTGCTATACATTTAGCACTTAAATCAGCTGGAGTAGAAGAAGGTGATATTGTATTTTGTCCTACCCTTACATTTTCAGCAACAGCTAATCCTATAATATATCAAAATGCAAAACCGGTATTTATAGATAGTAATTATGAAACTTGGAATATGGATCCAAAAGCTTTGGAACAAGCATTTGAAAAATATCCAGAAGTTAAATCAGTTATAATAGTTCATCTATATGGGTTATCATCTGATATGGATAAGATAATGGAAATCTGCAATAAACATAATGTAGTAGTAATAGAAGATGCAGCAGAATCTTTAGGTACATATTATAAAGGAAGACATACTGGAACATTTGGTGAGTTTGGAGTGTTCTCTTTTAATGGAAATAAGATTATCACCACATCAGGTGGAGGCATGCTTGTTTCCAATGATGAACAGAAAATTAAGAAAGTTAGATTCTGGTCTACTCAGTCTAGAGATGCAGCAAGGCATTACCAGCATAGCGAGTTAGGGTTCAATTACCGTATGAGTAATGTGGTTGCTGGGATTGGAAGAGGGCAGCTTAAGGTATTAGACAGAAGAGTAGCTAAGAAAAAATATATATTTGAGTTTTATAAGAGGGAGTTAAGTTCATTAGATGGTATAGAATTTATGCCGATCAACGACTGGAATGAACCGAACTACTGGTTGAGTGTGATCACATTAAAAGGTTCAGTAAGACCTCTTGATGTTATGGAAGCATTGGAGAAAGAGAACATTGAATCAAGACCCGTATGGAAGCCAATGCATATGCAGCCATTCTTCGCTGAGTATGATTATGTTGGTGGGGATGTGAGTGAGAAGTTATTTGAAAATGGTGTGTGCTTGCCATCTGATACGAAGATGATGGATGATGATCTTGAGAGAATATGTTCAATTATAAAGGGACTGTGGTCTAAATAA
- a CDS encoding glycosyltransferase family 4 protein → MKKKVLIMTRYYLPSVKGGGPIQSIKNIVDNLSDRFDFYIVAADRDLGDSKQFGKIHADQWVQVEKANVYYTDISTLSWEKTKLIINSSDCQIMYLNSFFDYKFTIVPLILNKLKKIQVNKIIVAPRGQFSPGALGLKGIKKTIFIWISKILRLYDKLWWHATAESEKEHIQKIFGDKINIRVANNLTGNYSSLVYEKKIKKTAGELRVVFVSRIHPKKNLKQAIQLLSKVNGNIVFNVFGPIEDNQYWYECKREISLLPANIKVNYQGIVNHEDIIDVFKNHHIFLFPTLGENFGHVISEALIGGCPVITSDQTPWRNLEHEAIGWDIDLDDEEKFIKVIQECVNLNQAEYDSFSRASFKFGLNSSNSKEDLLNTNLLFLP, encoded by the coding sequence ATGAAAAAAAAAGTCCTAATAATGACGAGGTACTATCTACCCAGCGTAAAAGGTGGAGGTCCGATACAATCCATTAAAAATATTGTAGATAATTTATCTGATAGATTTGATTTTTATATTGTAGCAGCTGATAGGGATCTGGGTGATAGCAAACAGTTTGGAAAAATTCACGCCGATCAATGGGTACAAGTGGAGAAAGCAAATGTTTATTATACAGATATTTCAACCTTAAGCTGGGAAAAAACAAAATTAATTATTAACAGTTCTGATTGTCAAATAATGTATTTAAATAGTTTTTTTGATTATAAATTTACTATAGTACCCCTTATTTTGAATAAGCTAAAGAAGATTCAGGTTAATAAAATTATTGTTGCTCCAAGAGGACAATTTTCTCCAGGTGCACTTGGATTAAAGGGGATAAAAAAGACAATATTTATATGGATTTCAAAAATACTTAGGTTATATGATAAGTTATGGTGGCATGCAACAGCTGAATCTGAAAAAGAACATATTCAGAAAATATTTGGAGATAAAATTAATATAAGAGTGGCAAATAATTTAACTGGTAATTATAGTAGTTTAGTATATGAAAAGAAAATAAAAAAGACTGCTGGGGAATTGAGAGTAGTTTTTGTATCTAGAATACATCCTAAAAAGAACCTAAAACAAGCAATTCAGTTGTTAAGTAAAGTAAATGGGAATATAGTTTTTAACGTATTCGGTCCAATTGAAGATAATCAATATTGGTATGAATGTAAGCGAGAAATATCATTACTTCCAGCAAATATTAAAGTGAATTATCAGGGGATTGTGAATCACGAAGATATTATTGACGTATTCAAAAATCATCATATTTTTTTATTCCCAACATTGGGAGAGAATTTTGGCCATGTTATTTCCGAAGCATTAATTGGAGGTTGTCCAGTAATTACTAGTGATCAAACTCCATGGAGAAACCTAGAACATGAAGCCATAGGATGGGATATAGATTTGGATGATGAAGAAAAATTTATTAAAGTTATTCAAGAATGTGTTAACCTAAATCAAGCAGAGTATGATAGCTTTTCAAGAGCATCGTTTAAGTTTGGATTGAATAGTTCAAATTCAAAAGAAGATTTACTAAATACGAATTTATTATTTCTTCCATAG
- a CDS encoding polysaccharide biosynthesis protein → MFKGKTLLITGGTGSFGNAVMKRFLDTDIKEVRIFSRDEKKQDDMRKLYKNDKLKFYIGDVRDLSSIKNAMHGVDYIFHAAALKQVPSCEFFPLEAVKTNVIGTDNVLSGAIEMGVKKVICLSTDKAAYPINAMGISKAMMEKVFVAKAKIVDSDRTLICGTRYGNVMASRGSVIPLFIDQIKNGQPLTVTDPNMTRFLMSLEEAVELVVFAFQNAEAGDIMVQKSPASTIGDLAQAVKELFKADNEIKVIGTRHGEKLYETLLTKEEHVVAKDMGGFYRVPADKRDLNYDKYFVEGDQKLSSEDEYNSHNTERLNIEQIKEKLLQLDYVREQLESWDR, encoded by the coding sequence ATGTTTAAAGGAAAGACTTTACTAATAACAGGTGGAACAGGATCTTTTGGGAATGCTGTAATGAAAAGATTCCTTGATACAGATATCAAAGAAGTCCGAATTTTTTCACGTGATGAAAAAAAGCAAGATGACATGAGAAAACTTTATAAAAATGACAAATTGAAATTTTATATAGGAGATGTTAGAGATCTTTCAAGCATTAAAAATGCTATGCATGGAGTAGATTATATTTTCCATGCAGCTGCTCTTAAGCAGGTGCCTTCTTGTGAGTTCTTTCCACTTGAGGCGGTAAAAACTAATGTGATAGGAACTGACAATGTACTATCTGGTGCTATTGAAATGGGAGTTAAAAAGGTTATATGTCTTTCTACAGATAAGGCAGCCTATCCGATTAACGCAATGGGAATTTCAAAAGCAATGATGGAGAAGGTGTTTGTAGCTAAAGCAAAGATTGTTGATTCTGATAGAACACTTATTTGTGGTACAAGATATGGTAATGTTATGGCTTCAAGAGGCTCAGTAATTCCATTGTTTATAGATCAGATTAAGAATGGACAACCACTGACAGTAACTGATCCCAATATGACAAGATTTCTAATGAGTCTTGAAGAAGCAGTTGAGCTTGTTGTGTTTGCATTTCAGAATGCTGAAGCTGGCGATATTATGGTTCAGAAATCTCCTGCATCAACCATTGGAGACTTAGCTCAAGCAGTTAAAGAACTTTTTAAAGCAGATAACGAAATCAAAGTAATAGGTACTCGTCATGGAGAAAAACTCTATGAGACACTCCTAACAAAAGAAGAGCATGTTGTAGCAAAAGATATGGGTGGATTCTATAGAGTGCCTGCTGATAAGAGAGATTTAAACTACGATAAGTACTTTGTTGAAGGAGATCAAAAGCTTTCATCAGAAGATGAGTATAACTCTCATAATACAGAAAGGCTTAACATAGAACAGATTAAAGAAAAGCTACTTCAGCTTGATTATGTAAGAGAACAATTGGAAAGTTGGGATAGATAA
- a CDS encoding acetyltransferase — MKDKLIIIGASGHGKVVADIAIKMNKWQSIVFLDDDESIKTSLGLEIIGKTEDAFTYKYEADFFVAIGNNEIRENIQEKFIERGLNVVSLIHPEAVIGTDVEIDIGTAIMGGTVINNSTKIGKGCIVNTSASLDHDNAIEDYVHISPGVRTAGSLSIGKGTWLGIGSILSNNVKICSGCKVGAGAVVVKDITEPGTYVGVPVRRVDR, encoded by the coding sequence ATGAAAGACAAATTGATTATTATTGGTGCCAGTGGACATGGTAAGGTTGTCGCTGACATCGCAATAAAAATGAATAAATGGCAAAGTATCGTATTCCTCGATGATGACGAGTCTATTAAAACATCTTTGGGATTGGAAATCATTGGCAAGACTGAGGATGCTTTTACCTATAAGTATGAAGCTGATTTTTTTGTTGCTATAGGTAATAATGAGATAAGAGAGAATATTCAAGAGAAATTTATTGAGAGAGGATTAAATGTAGTTAGTTTAATTCATCCTGAAGCTGTCATCGGTACTGATGTAGAAATTGATATTGGAACTGCTATTATGGGGGGAACTGTGATCAATAATTCTACTAAAATTGGTAAGGGTTGTATCGTCAATACAAGTGCCAGTTTGGACCATGACAATGCAATTGAAGATTATGTGCACATATCCCCTGGAGTTAGGACTGCGGGAAGTTTAAGCATAGGCAAAGGTACATGGTTAGGGATAGGAAGTATTTTAAGCAATAACGTAAAGATCTGTAGTGGTTGCAAAGTAGGTGCAGGGGCTGTGGTAGTTAAGGATATTACTGAACCTGGGACATATGTAGGGGTTCCGGTGAGGAGAGTTGATAGATGA
- the wecB gene encoding non-hydrolyzing UDP-N-acetylglucosamine 2-epimerase gives MKKLKVMTVVGTRPEIIRLSAVINKLDKSEAIDHVLVHTGQNYDYELNEVFFNDFNLKKPDYFLNAATGTAVETIGNILVKIDPILEEVKPEAFLVLGDTNSCLCAIAAKRRHIPIFHMEAGNRCFDQRVPEETNRKIVDHTADVNLTYSDIAREYLLKEGLPADRVVKMGSPMFEVLNSRKDDIENSDVLERLGLEVDKYFVISAHREENISYEQNFMDLVESLNTIAEKYQMPLIVSTHPRTRKMIESKGIEFNPLVKTMKPLGFNDYVKLQKYAKAVLSDSGTISEESSILGFRALNIRQAHERPEAMEEASVMMVGLKKERILQGLEVLETQEKGTLRLVADYSMPNVSDKVLRIILSYTDYVNRVVWGE, from the coding sequence ATGAAAAAATTAAAAGTTATGACGGTCGTTGGGACTAGACCAGAAATAATCAGACTGTCAGCCGTTATTAATAAATTAGATAAATCTGAAGCGATTGACCATGTTCTTGTTCACACTGGACAAAATTATGACTATGAACTTAATGAAGTGTTTTTTAATGACTTCAATTTAAAGAAGCCGGATTATTTTTTAAATGCTGCTACTGGAACAGCAGTAGAAACTATAGGGAATATTCTAGTAAAGATTGATCCGATTCTTGAAGAAGTAAAGCCTGAAGCATTTTTAGTACTTGGAGATACAAATAGCTGTTTATGTGCAATAGCAGCAAAGAGAAGACATATCCCTATCTTCCATATGGAAGCAGGGAATAGGTGCTTTGATCAGAGAGTTCCTGAGGAGACAAACAGAAAAATTGTGGATCATACGGCTGATGTCAACCTAACATATAGTGATATAGCAAGAGAGTACCTTTTAAAAGAAGGACTTCCTGCAGATAGAGTCGTTAAAATGGGTAGCCCGATGTTTGAAGTTCTTAATTCTAGAAAAGACGATATTGAAAACTCTGATGTACTTGAAAGATTAGGACTCGAAGTTGATAAGTATTTTGTTATATCTGCTCACCGAGAAGAGAATATCAGTTATGAGCAGAACTTTATGGATTTAGTAGAAAGCTTAAATACGATAGCTGAAAAATATCAAATGCCATTGATTGTAAGTACACATCCTAGAACTAGAAAAATGATTGAATCTAAAGGAATTGAGTTCAATCCGTTAGTTAAGACAATGAAGCCCCTTGGATTCAATGATTATGTCAAGCTTCAAAAGTATGCCAAAGCTGTTTTAAGTGATAGTGGAACTATCAGTGAAGAGTCATCAATTCTTGGATTTAGAGCACTTAACATTAGACAGGCACACGAAAGACCTGAGGCAATGGAAGAAGCATCCGTTATGATGGTTGGACTTAAGAAAGAAAGAATTCTTCAAGGGTTAGAAGTATTGGAGACACAAGAAAAAGGTACATTAAGATTAGTAGCTGATTATAGCATGCCAAATGTGTCTGATAAGGTGCTGAGAATCATATTATCTTATACTGATTATGTAAACAGGGTTGTTTGGGGGGAATAG
- a CDS encoding capsular polysaccharide biosynthesis protein CapF, whose translation MKILVTGAKGFIGKNLIAELRNRKYDDILEYDRDTDSSLLDGFCKESDFVFHLAGVNRPKEQSEFMEGNFGFTSDLLNSLKKHNNTCPVMISSSIQAELDNPYGESKKAGEDLLFSYGEEIGANVLVYRFPNVFGKWCRPNYNSAVATFCHNVAHDLPIQVNDPSVVMNLVYIDDVVNELINSLEGKENKIGSFCEVPVVHTITLGEIVDLIDTFKKSREDRSVPNMWDAFTKKLYSTYLSYLPEDQFSYDLKMNVDQRGSFTEFIKTPDRGQVSVNVSKPGITKGNHWHHTKNEKFLVVSGTGVIRFRKIDSDEVIEYFVSGEKMEVVDIPTGYTHNIENLGDTDMVTIMWANELFDPEMPDTYYLEV comes from the coding sequence ATGAAGATTTTAGTCACTGGGGCAAAGGGCTTCATAGGAAAAAACTTAATAGCGGAACTGAGAAATAGAAAGTACGATGATATTTTAGAGTATGACAGAGATACAGATTCTTCTTTACTTGATGGGTTCTGTAAAGAATCTGACTTTGTATTTCATCTTGCAGGAGTAAATCGACCAAAAGAACAATCTGAATTTATGGAGGGTAACTTTGGGTTTACCTCAGATCTATTAAATTCGCTCAAGAAACATAATAACACCTGCCCGGTGATGATTTCATCTTCCATTCAAGCTGAGCTAGACAATCCTTATGGTGAAAGTAAGAAGGCAGGAGAAGATCTTCTGTTTTCTTATGGAGAAGAAATAGGAGCCAACGTTCTTGTTTACAGATTTCCAAATGTGTTTGGTAAATGGTGTAGGCCTAATTATAACAGTGCAGTAGCTACTTTCTGTCATAATGTTGCTCATGATTTGCCTATTCAAGTGAATGATCCAAGCGTAGTAATGAATCTTGTTTATATAGATGATGTCGTTAATGAGCTGATTAATTCGCTAGAGGGAAAAGAAAACAAAATAGGTTCATTTTGTGAAGTTCCTGTAGTACATACTATAACACTTGGTGAAATAGTAGATTTGATTGATACATTCAAGAAGAGTCGAGAAGATAGGTCAGTGCCGAATATGTGGGATGCATTTACAAAGAAGCTCTACAGTACATATCTAAGCTACTTGCCAGAAGACCAGTTTAGTTATGACTTAAAGATGAATGTGGATCAGAGAGGCTCATTTACTGAATTTATAAAAACGCCTGATCGCGGCCAGGTTTCAGTTAATGTCTCAAAACCTGGAATTACGAAAGGTAATCACTGGCATCACACGAAGAATGAGAAGTTCTTAGTTGTAAGTGGTACGGGTGTTATCAGGTTTAGAAAAATAGATTCAGATGAAGTGATAGAGTATTTCGTAAGTGGTGAAAAAATGGAAGTTGTTGATATACCAACAGGCTACACACATAATATAGAAAATCTTGGTGATACAGATATGGTTACGATAATGTGGGCCAATGAGCTATTTGACCCTGAAATGCCTGATACTTATTATTTGGAGGTATAA
- a CDS encoding glycosyltransferase family 4 protein: MKVLFLTLLDFSSVDENGIYTDLMREFVKDGHDLYIISPTEKRRNEPTRLIDNGKVKILKLQIGNTQKTNLIEKGISTLTIESKFKNGIKKYFDDVKFDLVLYSTPPITLQKAVEFIKYRDQAKTYLLLKDIFPQNAVDLGMLKTSGIESLIYKSFRNKEERLYKISDYIGCMSNANVEFLLKHNPSISNETVEVCPNSIEPIKVDISEQEKKQIREKYNIPVNKTIFIYGGNLGKPQGIDFLIDCIRANEDNENSYFFIVGWGTEFVKLENFFEREKPKNAKLLSQLPKIDYGVLVNSCDVGLIFLDRRFTIPNFPSRLLSYMQASMPVLAATDTNTDIGKLIESGSFGYWCESVDVDKFNQLVNKLCDKDLRVGLGRNAREYLEKHYSAKHSYEIIIKHFKN, encoded by the coding sequence ATGAAGGTATTATTTCTAACATTATTGGATTTTTCTTCAGTTGACGAAAATGGTATTTATACAGATTTAATGCGTGAATTTGTCAAAGATGGTCACGATTTATATATTATTTCTCCAACAGAAAAAAGAAGGAATGAGCCAACGAGATTAATTGATAATGGCAAAGTGAAAATTTTAAAACTTCAAATTGGAAATACACAAAAAACAAATTTAATTGAAAAGGGAATCTCGACTTTAACGATTGAATCAAAGTTTAAGAATGGAATTAAAAAGTACTTTGATGATGTGAAGTTTGATTTAGTTTTATACTCAACACCACCTATTACACTACAAAAGGCAGTTGAATTTATAAAATATAGAGACCAAGCTAAGACGTATTTACTTCTGAAAGATATATTTCCACAGAATGCAGTGGATTTGGGTATGCTTAAGACTTCAGGTATTGAGAGCTTAATATATAAGTCTTTTAGGAATAAAGAAGAGAGATTATACAAAATTTCTGATTATATAGGATGTATGTCGAATGCAAATGTTGAGTTCCTATTAAAACATAATCCATCTATATCTAATGAAACTGTAGAAGTATGCCCAAATAGTATTGAACCAATAAAAGTGGATATTTCAGAACAAGAAAAAAAGCAAATTAGAGAGAAGTACAATATACCTGTTAATAAGACTATTTTTATTTATGGTGGAAACTTAGGGAAGCCACAAGGGATAGATTTCTTGATTGATTGTATAAGAGCTAATGAAGATAATGAGAATTCATACTTTTTCATTGTTGGTTGGGGAACCGAGTTTGTAAAGTTAGAGAACTTCTTTGAAAGAGAGAAACCTAAGAATGCTAAGCTACTCAGTCAATTGCCCAAAATAGATTATGGAGTATTAGTTAATTCATGTGACGTAGGTCTGATATTTCTAGATAGAAGATTTACAATACCAAACTTTCCGTCTAGGCTTCTTTCATATATGCAGGCATCCATGCCCGTTTTAGCAGCGACTGATACAAATACGGATATTGGAAAATTGATAGAGAGTGGCAGTTTTGGATATTGGTGTGAAAGTGTTGATGTTGATAAATTTAATCAACTAGTTAATAAACTATGTGATAAAGATTTAAGAGTCGGTTTAGGTAGAAATGCAAGAGAATATTTGGAAAAACATTACTCAGCAAAGCACTCATATGAAATAATCATAAAACATTTTAAAAATTAG
- a CDS encoding sugar transferase, which yields MQSEVKEEAKVNKGIYRRLVKRPMDLILSLMAIIFLSPVLIIVAILVRLKLGSPVLFKQKRPGLNEKIFTMYKFRTMTDEKDENGELLPDSVRLTKFGRMLRSTSLDELPELFNILKGDMSIVGPRPLLIQYLELYNDYQKIRHEVRPGLSGHAQVNGRNAISWEDKFNLDVEYVDSVSFKGDWKIIFLTIKKVFVKEGISSDTSVTMEPFRGSKVDS from the coding sequence ATGCAGAGTGAAGTGAAGGAAGAAGCGAAAGTGAATAAAGGTATATACAGAAGACTAGTCAAAAGACCAATGGACTTGATATTGTCTTTGATGGCAATTATCTTTTTAAGTCCTGTTCTTATAATTGTTGCAATTCTTGTTAGGCTTAAGCTCGGTAGTCCTGTGCTGTTTAAGCAGAAAAGACCTGGACTTAATGAGAAGATCTTTACTATGTATAAGTTTAGAACAATGACGGATGAGAAGGATGAGAATGGTGAGCTGCTTCCAGATAGTGTTAGATTAACAAAGTTTGGTAGGATGTTAAGGTCTACTTCTTTAGATGAACTTCCGGAGTTGTTCAATATTCTTAAAGGGGATATGAGTATAGTAGGACCAAGGCCTTTACTCATTCAATACTTGGAACTCTACAATGATTATCAGAAGATAAGACATGAAGTGAGACCTGGTCTTTCAGGACATGCTCAAGTCAATGGACGTAATGCCATTAGCTGGGAAGATAAGTTTAATCTTGATGTTGAGTATGTTGACAGCGTGAGTTTTAAAGGCGATTGGAAAATTATATTTCTTACTATAAAAAAAGTATTTGTTAAGGAAGGTATCAGTTCAGATACATCGGTTACGATGGAGCCGTTTAGAGGAAGTAAGGTAGACAGTTAA
- a CDS encoding N(4)-(beta-N-acetylglucosaminyl)-L-asparaginase → MSYAIIATWRMALEGIEEGVKLLKDNGSSADAIEKAVKMVEDFPYYKSVGYGGLPNENGEVELDAAFMDGDSLSIGAVAGIKDFKNPISIARKLSEQKFNCFLVGAGAEEYAHKNGFERKNMLTDRAIIHYKNRLKETVEKGLSPYDGHDTVGMVALDNSDSMASGTSTSGLFMKKRGRTGDSAVSGSGFYVDSEIGGATATGLGEDIMKGCSSYEIVRLMKEGYTPQQAADKAVSELNDLLIKRRKKAGDISVVCINNKGEFGVATNIENFSFVIATDKIEPIVYVCKNKNGKTTYRVATEEWLENYMNKRTAPLKLK, encoded by the coding sequence ATGAGTTATGCGATTATAGCTACATGGAGAATGGCATTAGAAGGAATAGAAGAAGGAGTAAAATTATTAAAAGATAATGGCTCTTCAGCAGATGCCATAGAGAAGGCAGTGAAGATGGTGGAAGATTTTCCATACTATAAATCAGTAGGATATGGTGGACTTCCAAATGAAAATGGAGAAGTAGAATTAGATGCAGCATTTATGGACGGAGATAGTCTATCTATAGGAGCAGTTGCAGGGATAAAAGACTTTAAAAACCCTATATCCATAGCAAGAAAATTAAGTGAACAAAAATTTAATTGTTTTCTAGTAGGAGCTGGAGCAGAAGAATATGCACATAAAAATGGATTCGAAAGAAAAAATATGCTTACAGATAGAGCAATAATTCACTATAAAAACAGATTAAAAGAAACAGTGGAAAAGGGACTAAGTCCATATGATGGGCATGATACTGTAGGAATGGTAGCACTTGATAATAGTGATTCAATGGCTAGTGGAACATCTACATCAGGATTGTTTATGAAAAAAAGAGGTAGAACAGGAGATTCAGCTGTATCAGGTTCAGGATTTTATGTAGATAGTGAAATAGGAGGAGCAACAGCTACAGGCCTTGGAGAAGATATAATGAAAGGCTGCTCATCTTATGAAATAGTAAGATTAATGAAAGAAGGATATACTCCACAACAAGCAGCAGATAAAGCAGTATCGGAATTAAATGATTTATTAATAAAGAGAAGAAAAAAAGCAGGAGATATATCTGTAGTATGTATAAATAACAAGGGAGAATTTGGAGTAGCTACAAATATAGAAAACTTTTCCTTTGTAATAGCAACAGACAAAATAGAACCAATAGTATATGTATGTAAAAATAAAAATGGTAAAACAACTTATAGAGTTGCAACAGAAGAATGGTTAGAAAATTATATGAACAAAAGAACAGCACCTTTAAAATTAAAGTAA
- a CDS encoding copper homeostasis protein CutC, translated as MKKKIEVCCDSLEDVIIAEKAGADRVELNNSMHLGGLTPSMGTIKLVSERCVISTIVMARPRGAGFCYNDYQYDTMVADIEEMMKYNIAGVAFGCLTKNKEIDIEKNKKIIEILKKNDKQVVFHRAFDCVVDPYKSIEILIDLGVDRILTSGLASKAVEGVELLKDLQKKYGQKIEILAGSGVNESNAKYIMDGTGISQYHSSCKTWEIDPTTIGNDVSYAYANSPHENEYNVVSYEKVKELINIVKE; from the coding sequence ATGAAAAAGAAAATTGAAGTATGTTGTGATAGCTTAGAGGATGTAATAATAGCTGAAAAAGCAGGAGCAGATAGAGTAGAACTTAACAATAGTATGCATCTAGGAGGGCTTACACCTTCAATGGGTACAATAAAATTAGTATCAGAAAGATGTGTAATCTCTACTATAGTCATGGCAAGACCAAGAGGAGCAGGTTTCTGCTATAATGATTATCAATATGACACTATGGTAGCAGATATAGAAGAAATGATGAAATATAATATAGCAGGAGTAGCATTTGGCTGCTTAACAAAAAATAAAGAAATAGATATAGAAAAAAACAAAAAAATAATAGAAATATTAAAGAAGAATGATAAACAAGTAGTATTTCATAGAGCATTTGATTGTGTAGTTGATCCATATAAATCAATAGAAATATTAATAGATTTAGGAGTAGATAGAATACTTACATCTGGACTTGCATCTAAAGCAGTAGAAGGAGTAGAACTATTAAAAGATTTGCAAAAAAAATATGGACAAAAAATAGAAATACTTGCAGGTAGTGGAGTAAATGAATCAAATGCAAAGTATATAATGGATGGAACAGGAATAAGTCAATATCATAGTTCTTGCAAAACATGGGAGATAGACCCTACAACCATAGGTAATGATGTATCATATGCATATGCTAATAGTCCTCATGAAAATGAATATAATGTAGTAAGCTATGAAAAGGTAAAAGAACTTATAAATATTGTTAAAGAATAA
- a CDS encoding PTS lactose/cellobiose transporter subunit IIA, with translation MNIVEGMELLNFQIISNVGDAKSYLHQALKASREEKFSEAEELIKNAEDSLGKAHEIHMDILQKETQGDDFKITLLLMHAEDQMMTTELLRDVTQEMLLTHKKYSK, from the coding sequence GTGAATATTGTGGAAGGAATGGAATTATTAAATTTTCAAATAATAAGCAATGTGGGAGATGCAAAATCATATTTACATCAAGCACTAAAAGCATCAAGGGAAGAAAAATTTAGTGAAGCAGAAGAATTAATAAAAAATGCAGAAGATAGTTTAGGAAAAGCACATGAAATCCATATGGACATATTACAAAAAGAAACACAAGGGGACGATTTTAAAATCACCCTATTATTAATGCATGCAGAAGATCAAATGATGACAACAGAACTATTAAGAGATGTAACACAAGAAATGTTACTAACTCATAAAAAATATTCAAAATAA
- a CDS encoding 4Fe-4S binding protein, producing the protein MKRKSHMKWSWIIIVSFFVLSIIDFRFGIFGFICMTAPIYHALRGRGKVHCSHYCPRGSFLGKFLQKINLGNNMPKWMKTKKAKNILLGIMITLLSISLIHSGGDFNKIAFSLFRFMGVSFIVGIMMGIIFKPRSWCQVCPMGYSTGLIKKVKDNRKAI; encoded by the coding sequence ATGAAAAGAAAATCTCATATGAAATGGTCATGGATAATAATAGTGAGCTTTTTTGTGTTGTCCATAATAGATTTTAGATTTGGTATATTTGGATTTATATGCATGACTGCACCAATATATCATGCACTAAGAGGTAGGGGAAAAGTACATTGTTCACATTATTGTCCTAGAGGATCATTTTTAGGTAAATTCCTACAAAAAATAAACTTAGGTAACAATATGCCTAAATGGATGAAAACAAAAAAAGCTAAAAATATATTACTTGGAATAATGATTACATTACTTTCTATATCACTAATACATTCAGGAGGAGATTTCAACAAAATAGCATTTAGCTTATTTAGATTTATGGGAGTATCATTTATAGTAGGAATTATGATGGGAATAATATTCAAACCTCGTAGTTGGTGTCAAGTATGTCCTATGGGATATAGTACAGGATTAATAAAGAAAGTAAAAGATAATAGAAAAGCGATTTAA